Proteins from one Mustela erminea isolate mMusErm1 chromosome 20, mMusErm1.Pri, whole genome shotgun sequence genomic window:
- the CD19 gene encoding B-lymphocyte antigen CD19 isoform X2, with translation MPPPLLLFFLLFLTPEGVRPQKTLLVNAKEGGKAELPCLNSPSDGPPEPQAWLHGSKSDLGHGPQDVVIQKGSLGVQLLVFNVSDQMGGFYLCQLGPPSEQAWQSGWTVSVAGSGEVFRWNASALNDSGCGLGNRSSEGPKPPSGYPTSSQLYVWAQDHPEIWETDPECALPRDRLNQSLKQALALPAPDLTVAPGSTFWLPCEVPPASVARGPISWTHVRPKKHNISLLSLNLREDAPGREMWVLGTLRGGAVLLLPQATVRDAGIYRCYHGNMTKEMQLKVIAQSVRYWLLDTGGWKVPVVPLLYLIFCLGSLVSFLRLRRALILRRKRKRMTDPTRRFFKVTPPPGGGAHNQYGNVLSLPTPTSGTGRALRWAAGLGAAVQAYGSPRSDVPEVAAAGSRSPPPAGPEEEEGEAYEEPDSEEGSEFYENDSNRGQDRLSQDGSGYENPEEGALGPEDADSFSSAAESYENEDEELAQPVTRTADFLSPHGSAWDPSREATSLGSQSYEDMRGILYTTPQVRSVRAQPGPNHEEDADSYENMDMDNLSGPEPAWRGGGHMGAWSTR, from the exons ATGccacctcctctcctcctcttcttcctcctcttccttacCCCCGAGGGAGTCCGGCCCCAGAAGACACTGCTGGTGAATGCTAAAG aggGAGGCAAAGCTGAGCTACCATGTCTCAACAGTCCCTCAGATGGTCCCCCTGAGCCGCAGGCCTGGCTTCATGGGTCTAAGTCAGATCTGGGCCACGGGCCCCAAGACGTGGTCATCCAGAAGGGGTCCCTGGGCGTCCAGCTGCTTGTCTTCAACGTCTCCGACCAGATGGGGGGCTTCTACCTGTGCCAGCTGGGGCCCCCTTCCGAGCAGGCCTGGCAGTCTGGCTGGACAGTCAGCGTGGCGGGCAGTG GGGAGGTGTTCCGGTGGAATGCTTCGGCCTTGAATGACTCGGGCTGCGGCCTGGGGAACAGGTCCTCAGAGGGCCCCAAGCCCCCTTCTGGCTATCCCACAAGCTCCCAGCTGTACGTGTGGGCCCAAGACCACCCTGAGATCTGGGAGACCGACCCTGAATGTGCCCTGCCCAGGGACCGTCTGAATCAGAGCCTCAAGCAAG CCTTGGCTCTCCCTGCCCCAGACCTCACCGTGGCCCCTGGCTCCACATTCTGGCTGCCCTGTGAGGTGCCCCCTGCCTCCGTGGCCAGAGGCCCCATCTCCTGGACCCACGTGCGCCCCAAGAAGCATAACATCTCCTTGCTGAGCTTAAACCTGAGGGAGGACGCCCCAGGCAGAGAGATGTGGGTCCTGGGCACCCTCAGGGGAGGGGCTGTTCTGTTGCTGCCCCAGGCCACTGTTCGAGATGCTGGCATCTATCGTTGTTACCACGGCAACATGACCAAGGAGATGCAGCTGAAGGTCATTGCCCAGTCAG TACGGTACTGGCTGCTGGATACGGGTGGCTGGAAGGTCCCTGTTGTGCCATTACTTTACCTGATCTTCTGCCTGGGTTCCCTGGTGAGCTTTCTTCGACTTCGAAGAG CCCTAATactcaggaggaaaagaaagcgAATGACCGATCCCACCAGAAG GTTCTTCAAAGTGACGCCTCCCCCGGGGGGCGGGGCCCACAATCAGTACGGGAACGTGCTCTCGCTTCCCACTCCCACCTCCGGCACAG GACGCGCCCTGAGGTGGGCTGCAGGCCTGGGAGCCGCCGTCCAGGCTTACGGAAGCCCGCGCAGCGACGTCCCGGAGGTTGCAGCCGCCGGGTCCCGGAGCCCACCGCCGGCAG gcccagaagaggaggaaggggaggcctaCGAGGAGCCAGACAGCGAGGAGGGCTCCGAGTTCTACGAGAATGACTCCAACCGCGGGCAGGATCGACTCTCCCAGG atgGCAGCGGCTATGAGAACCCTGAGGAGGGAGCCTTGGGTCCTGAGGATGCAGACTCCTTCTCCAGCG CAGCCGAGTCTTACGAGAATGAGGATGAAGAGCTGGCCCAGCCAGTCACCAGGACGGCAG ATTTCCTGAGCCCCCATGGGTCAGCCTGGGACCCCAGCAGGGAAGCAACCTCTCTTG gctcccagtcCTACGAGGATATGAGAGGAATCCTGTATACAACCCCCCAAGTCCGCTCCGTTCGGGCCCAGCCTGGTCCCAATCATGAGGAAG ATGCAGACTCCTATGAGAACATGGACATGGATAATCTCAGTGGGCCAGAACCagcctggagaggagggggtCATATGGGCGCCTGGAGCACTAGATGA
- the CD19 gene encoding B-lymphocyte antigen CD19 isoform X3, with translation MPPPLLLFFLLFLTPEGVRPQKTLLVNAKEGGKAELPCLNSPSDGPPEPQAWLHGSKSDLGHGPQDVVIQKGSLGVQLLVFNVSDQMGGFYLCQLGPPSEQAWQSGWTVSVAGSGEVFRWNASALNDSGCGLGNRSSEGPKPPSGYPTSSQLYVWAQDHPEIWETDPECALPRDRLNQSLKQDLTVAPGSTFWLPCEVPPASVARGPISWTHVRPKKHNISLLSLNLREDAPGREMWVLGTLRGGAVLLLPQATVRDAGIYRCYHGNMTKEMQLKVIAQSAVRYWLLDTGGWKVPVVPLLYLIFCLGSLVSFLRLRRALILRRKRKRMTDPTRRFFKVTPPPGGGAHNQYGNVLSLPTPTSGTGRALRWAAGLGAAVQAYGSPRSDVPEVAAAGSRSPPPAGPEEEEGEAYEEPDSEEGSEFYENDSNRGQDRLSQDGSGYENPEEGALGPEDADSFSSAAESYENEDEELAQPVTRTADFLSPHGSAWDPSREATSLGSQSYEDMRGILYTTPQVRSVRAQPGPNHEEDADSYENMDMDNLSGPEPAWRGGGHMGAWSTR, from the exons ATGccacctcctctcctcctcttcttcctcctcttccttacCCCCGAGGGAGTCCGGCCCCAGAAGACACTGCTGGTGAATGCTAAAG aggGAGGCAAAGCTGAGCTACCATGTCTCAACAGTCCCTCAGATGGTCCCCCTGAGCCGCAGGCCTGGCTTCATGGGTCTAAGTCAGATCTGGGCCACGGGCCCCAAGACGTGGTCATCCAGAAGGGGTCCCTGGGCGTCCAGCTGCTTGTCTTCAACGTCTCCGACCAGATGGGGGGCTTCTACCTGTGCCAGCTGGGGCCCCCTTCCGAGCAGGCCTGGCAGTCTGGCTGGACAGTCAGCGTGGCGGGCAGTG GGGAGGTGTTCCGGTGGAATGCTTCGGCCTTGAATGACTCGGGCTGCGGCCTGGGGAACAGGTCCTCAGAGGGCCCCAAGCCCCCTTCTGGCTATCCCACAAGCTCCCAGCTGTACGTGTGGGCCCAAGACCACCCTGAGATCTGGGAGACCGACCCTGAATGTGCCCTGCCCAGGGACCGTCTGAATCAGAGCCTCAAGCAAG ACCTCACCGTGGCCCCTGGCTCCACATTCTGGCTGCCCTGTGAGGTGCCCCCTGCCTCCGTGGCCAGAGGCCCCATCTCCTGGACCCACGTGCGCCCCAAGAAGCATAACATCTCCTTGCTGAGCTTAAACCTGAGGGAGGACGCCCCAGGCAGAGAGATGTGGGTCCTGGGCACCCTCAGGGGAGGGGCTGTTCTGTTGCTGCCCCAGGCCACTGTTCGAGATGCTGGCATCTATCGTTGTTACCACGGCAACATGACCAAGGAGATGCAGCTGAAGGTCATTGCCCAGTCAG CAGTACGGTACTGGCTGCTGGATACGGGTGGCTGGAAGGTCCCTGTTGTGCCATTACTTTACCTGATCTTCTGCCTGGGTTCCCTGGTGAGCTTTCTTCGACTTCGAAGAG CCCTAATactcaggaggaaaagaaagcgAATGACCGATCCCACCAGAAG GTTCTTCAAAGTGACGCCTCCCCCGGGGGGCGGGGCCCACAATCAGTACGGGAACGTGCTCTCGCTTCCCACTCCCACCTCCGGCACAG GACGCGCCCTGAGGTGGGCTGCAGGCCTGGGAGCCGCCGTCCAGGCTTACGGAAGCCCGCGCAGCGACGTCCCGGAGGTTGCAGCCGCCGGGTCCCGGAGCCCACCGCCGGCAG gcccagaagaggaggaaggggaggcctaCGAGGAGCCAGACAGCGAGGAGGGCTCCGAGTTCTACGAGAATGACTCCAACCGCGGGCAGGATCGACTCTCCCAGG atgGCAGCGGCTATGAGAACCCTGAGGAGGGAGCCTTGGGTCCTGAGGATGCAGACTCCTTCTCCAGCG CAGCCGAGTCTTACGAGAATGAGGATGAAGAGCTGGCCCAGCCAGTCACCAGGACGGCAG ATTTCCTGAGCCCCCATGGGTCAGCCTGGGACCCCAGCAGGGAAGCAACCTCTCTTG gctcccagtcCTACGAGGATATGAGAGGAATCCTGTATACAACCCCCCAAGTCCGCTCCGTTCGGGCCCAGCCTGGTCCCAATCATGAGGAAG ATGCAGACTCCTATGAGAACATGGACATGGATAATCTCAGTGGGCCAGAACCagcctggagaggagggggtCATATGGGCGCCTGGAGCACTAGATGA
- the CD19 gene encoding B-lymphocyte antigen CD19 isoform X4: MPPPLLLFFLLFLTPEGVRPQKTLLVNAKEGGKAELPCLNSPSDGPPEPQAWLHGSKSDLGHGPQDVVIQKGSLGVQLLVFNVSDQMGGFYLCQLGPPSEQAWQSGWTVSVAGSGEVFRWNASALNDSGCGLGNRSSEGPKPPSGYPTSSQLYVWAQDHPEIWETDPECALPRDRLNQSLKQDLTVAPGSTFWLPCEVPPASVARGPISWTHVRPKKHNISLLSLNLREDAPGREMWVLGTLRGGAVLLLPQATVRDAGIYRCYHGNMTKEMQLKVIAQSVRYWLLDTGGWKVPVVPLLYLIFCLGSLVSFLRLRRALILRRKRKRMTDPTRRFFKVTPPPGGGAHNQYGNVLSLPTPTSGTGRALRWAAGLGAAVQAYGSPRSDVPEVAAAGSRSPPPAGPEEEEGEAYEEPDSEEGSEFYENDSNRGQDRLSQDGSGYENPEEGALGPEDADSFSSAAESYENEDEELAQPVTRTADFLSPHGSAWDPSREATSLGSQSYEDMRGILYTTPQVRSVRAQPGPNHEEDADSYENMDMDNLSGPEPAWRGGGHMGAWSTR, encoded by the exons ATGccacctcctctcctcctcttcttcctcctcttccttacCCCCGAGGGAGTCCGGCCCCAGAAGACACTGCTGGTGAATGCTAAAG aggGAGGCAAAGCTGAGCTACCATGTCTCAACAGTCCCTCAGATGGTCCCCCTGAGCCGCAGGCCTGGCTTCATGGGTCTAAGTCAGATCTGGGCCACGGGCCCCAAGACGTGGTCATCCAGAAGGGGTCCCTGGGCGTCCAGCTGCTTGTCTTCAACGTCTCCGACCAGATGGGGGGCTTCTACCTGTGCCAGCTGGGGCCCCCTTCCGAGCAGGCCTGGCAGTCTGGCTGGACAGTCAGCGTGGCGGGCAGTG GGGAGGTGTTCCGGTGGAATGCTTCGGCCTTGAATGACTCGGGCTGCGGCCTGGGGAACAGGTCCTCAGAGGGCCCCAAGCCCCCTTCTGGCTATCCCACAAGCTCCCAGCTGTACGTGTGGGCCCAAGACCACCCTGAGATCTGGGAGACCGACCCTGAATGTGCCCTGCCCAGGGACCGTCTGAATCAGAGCCTCAAGCAAG ACCTCACCGTGGCCCCTGGCTCCACATTCTGGCTGCCCTGTGAGGTGCCCCCTGCCTCCGTGGCCAGAGGCCCCATCTCCTGGACCCACGTGCGCCCCAAGAAGCATAACATCTCCTTGCTGAGCTTAAACCTGAGGGAGGACGCCCCAGGCAGAGAGATGTGGGTCCTGGGCACCCTCAGGGGAGGGGCTGTTCTGTTGCTGCCCCAGGCCACTGTTCGAGATGCTGGCATCTATCGTTGTTACCACGGCAACATGACCAAGGAGATGCAGCTGAAGGTCATTGCCCAGTCAG TACGGTACTGGCTGCTGGATACGGGTGGCTGGAAGGTCCCTGTTGTGCCATTACTTTACCTGATCTTCTGCCTGGGTTCCCTGGTGAGCTTTCTTCGACTTCGAAGAG CCCTAATactcaggaggaaaagaaagcgAATGACCGATCCCACCAGAAG GTTCTTCAAAGTGACGCCTCCCCCGGGGGGCGGGGCCCACAATCAGTACGGGAACGTGCTCTCGCTTCCCACTCCCACCTCCGGCACAG GACGCGCCCTGAGGTGGGCTGCAGGCCTGGGAGCCGCCGTCCAGGCTTACGGAAGCCCGCGCAGCGACGTCCCGGAGGTTGCAGCCGCCGGGTCCCGGAGCCCACCGCCGGCAG gcccagaagaggaggaaggggaggcctaCGAGGAGCCAGACAGCGAGGAGGGCTCCGAGTTCTACGAGAATGACTCCAACCGCGGGCAGGATCGACTCTCCCAGG atgGCAGCGGCTATGAGAACCCTGAGGAGGGAGCCTTGGGTCCTGAGGATGCAGACTCCTTCTCCAGCG CAGCCGAGTCTTACGAGAATGAGGATGAAGAGCTGGCCCAGCCAGTCACCAGGACGGCAG ATTTCCTGAGCCCCCATGGGTCAGCCTGGGACCCCAGCAGGGAAGCAACCTCTCTTG gctcccagtcCTACGAGGATATGAGAGGAATCCTGTATACAACCCCCCAAGTCCGCTCCGTTCGGGCCCAGCCTGGTCCCAATCATGAGGAAG ATGCAGACTCCTATGAGAACATGGACATGGATAATCTCAGTGGGCCAGAACCagcctggagaggagggggtCATATGGGCGCCTGGAGCACTAGATGA
- the CD19 gene encoding B-lymphocyte antigen CD19 isoform X6 — protein MPPPLLLFFLLFLTPEGVRPQKTLLVNAKEGGKAELPCLNSPSDGPPEPQAWLHGSKSDLGHGPQDVVIQKGSLGVQLLVFNVSDQMGGFYLCQLGPPSEQAWQSGWTVSVAGSGEVFRWNASALNDSGCGLGNRSSEGPKPPSGYPTSSQLYVWAQDHPEIWETDPECALPRDRLNQSLKQALALPAPDLTVAPGSTFWLPCEVPPASVARGPISWTHVRPKKHNISLLSLNLREDAPGREMWVLGTLRGGAVLLLPQATVRDAGIYRCYHGNMTKEMQLKVIAQSAVRYWLLDTGGWKVPVVPLLYLIFCLGSLVSFLRLRRALILRRKRKRMTDPTRRFFKVTPPPGGGAHNQYGNVLSLPTPTSGTGRALRWAAGLGAAVQAYGSPRSDVPEVAAAGSRSPPPAGPEEEEGEAYEEPDSEEGSEFYENDSNRGQDRLSQDGSGYENPEEGALGPEDADSFSSAAESYENEDEELAQPVTRTADFLSPHGSAWDPSREATSLVQPGSSPPPSSVPQIPSVS, from the exons ATGccacctcctctcctcctcttcttcctcctcttccttacCCCCGAGGGAGTCCGGCCCCAGAAGACACTGCTGGTGAATGCTAAAG aggGAGGCAAAGCTGAGCTACCATGTCTCAACAGTCCCTCAGATGGTCCCCCTGAGCCGCAGGCCTGGCTTCATGGGTCTAAGTCAGATCTGGGCCACGGGCCCCAAGACGTGGTCATCCAGAAGGGGTCCCTGGGCGTCCAGCTGCTTGTCTTCAACGTCTCCGACCAGATGGGGGGCTTCTACCTGTGCCAGCTGGGGCCCCCTTCCGAGCAGGCCTGGCAGTCTGGCTGGACAGTCAGCGTGGCGGGCAGTG GGGAGGTGTTCCGGTGGAATGCTTCGGCCTTGAATGACTCGGGCTGCGGCCTGGGGAACAGGTCCTCAGAGGGCCCCAAGCCCCCTTCTGGCTATCCCACAAGCTCCCAGCTGTACGTGTGGGCCCAAGACCACCCTGAGATCTGGGAGACCGACCCTGAATGTGCCCTGCCCAGGGACCGTCTGAATCAGAGCCTCAAGCAAG CCTTGGCTCTCCCTGCCCCAGACCTCACCGTGGCCCCTGGCTCCACATTCTGGCTGCCCTGTGAGGTGCCCCCTGCCTCCGTGGCCAGAGGCCCCATCTCCTGGACCCACGTGCGCCCCAAGAAGCATAACATCTCCTTGCTGAGCTTAAACCTGAGGGAGGACGCCCCAGGCAGAGAGATGTGGGTCCTGGGCACCCTCAGGGGAGGGGCTGTTCTGTTGCTGCCCCAGGCCACTGTTCGAGATGCTGGCATCTATCGTTGTTACCACGGCAACATGACCAAGGAGATGCAGCTGAAGGTCATTGCCCAGTCAG CAGTACGGTACTGGCTGCTGGATACGGGTGGCTGGAAGGTCCCTGTTGTGCCATTACTTTACCTGATCTTCTGCCTGGGTTCCCTGGTGAGCTTTCTTCGACTTCGAAGAG CCCTAATactcaggaggaaaagaaagcgAATGACCGATCCCACCAGAAG GTTCTTCAAAGTGACGCCTCCCCCGGGGGGCGGGGCCCACAATCAGTACGGGAACGTGCTCTCGCTTCCCACTCCCACCTCCGGCACAG GACGCGCCCTGAGGTGGGCTGCAGGCCTGGGAGCCGCCGTCCAGGCTTACGGAAGCCCGCGCAGCGACGTCCCGGAGGTTGCAGCCGCCGGGTCCCGGAGCCCACCGCCGGCAG gcccagaagaggaggaaggggaggcctaCGAGGAGCCAGACAGCGAGGAGGGCTCCGAGTTCTACGAGAATGACTCCAACCGCGGGCAGGATCGACTCTCCCAGG atgGCAGCGGCTATGAGAACCCTGAGGAGGGAGCCTTGGGTCCTGAGGATGCAGACTCCTTCTCCAGCG CAGCCGAGTCTTACGAGAATGAGGATGAAGAGCTGGCCCAGCCAGTCACCAGGACGGCAG ATTTCCTGAGCCCCCATGGGTCAGCCTGGGACCCCAGCAGGGAAGCAACCTCTCTTG TACAGCCTGGGTCAAGTCCTccaccttcctctgtccctcagaTTCCCTCTGTGTCTTAG
- the CD19 gene encoding B-lymphocyte antigen CD19 isoform X7 — translation MPPPLLLFFLLFLTPEGVRPQKTLLVNAKEGGKAELPCLNSPSDGPPEPQAWLHGSKSDLGHGPQDVVIQKGSLGVQLLVFNVSDQMGGFYLCQLGPPSEQAWQSGWTVSVAGSGEVFRWNASALNDSGCGLGNRSSEGPKPPSGYPTSSQLYVWAQDHPEIWETDPECALPRDRLNQSLKQALALPAPDLTVAPGSTFWLPCEVPPASVARGPISWTHVRPKKHNISLLSLNLREDAPGREMWVLGTLRGGAVLLLPQATVRDAGIYRCYHGNMTKEMQLKVIAQSAVRYWLLDTGGWKVPVVPLLYLIFCLGSLVSFLRLRRALILRRKRKRMTDPTRRFFKVTPPPGGGAHNQYGNVLSLPTPTSGTGRALRWAAGLGAAVQAYGSPRSDVPEVAAAGSRSPPPAGPEEEEGEAYEEPDSEEGSEFYENDSNRGQDRLSQDGSGYENPEEGALGPEDADSFSSAAESYENEDEELAQPVTRTADFLSPHGSAWDPSREATSLGSLLDCDHNLTHI, via the exons ATGccacctcctctcctcctcttcttcctcctcttccttacCCCCGAGGGAGTCCGGCCCCAGAAGACACTGCTGGTGAATGCTAAAG aggGAGGCAAAGCTGAGCTACCATGTCTCAACAGTCCCTCAGATGGTCCCCCTGAGCCGCAGGCCTGGCTTCATGGGTCTAAGTCAGATCTGGGCCACGGGCCCCAAGACGTGGTCATCCAGAAGGGGTCCCTGGGCGTCCAGCTGCTTGTCTTCAACGTCTCCGACCAGATGGGGGGCTTCTACCTGTGCCAGCTGGGGCCCCCTTCCGAGCAGGCCTGGCAGTCTGGCTGGACAGTCAGCGTGGCGGGCAGTG GGGAGGTGTTCCGGTGGAATGCTTCGGCCTTGAATGACTCGGGCTGCGGCCTGGGGAACAGGTCCTCAGAGGGCCCCAAGCCCCCTTCTGGCTATCCCACAAGCTCCCAGCTGTACGTGTGGGCCCAAGACCACCCTGAGATCTGGGAGACCGACCCTGAATGTGCCCTGCCCAGGGACCGTCTGAATCAGAGCCTCAAGCAAG CCTTGGCTCTCCCTGCCCCAGACCTCACCGTGGCCCCTGGCTCCACATTCTGGCTGCCCTGTGAGGTGCCCCCTGCCTCCGTGGCCAGAGGCCCCATCTCCTGGACCCACGTGCGCCCCAAGAAGCATAACATCTCCTTGCTGAGCTTAAACCTGAGGGAGGACGCCCCAGGCAGAGAGATGTGGGTCCTGGGCACCCTCAGGGGAGGGGCTGTTCTGTTGCTGCCCCAGGCCACTGTTCGAGATGCTGGCATCTATCGTTGTTACCACGGCAACATGACCAAGGAGATGCAGCTGAAGGTCATTGCCCAGTCAG CAGTACGGTACTGGCTGCTGGATACGGGTGGCTGGAAGGTCCCTGTTGTGCCATTACTTTACCTGATCTTCTGCCTGGGTTCCCTGGTGAGCTTTCTTCGACTTCGAAGAG CCCTAATactcaggaggaaaagaaagcgAATGACCGATCCCACCAGAAG GTTCTTCAAAGTGACGCCTCCCCCGGGGGGCGGGGCCCACAATCAGTACGGGAACGTGCTCTCGCTTCCCACTCCCACCTCCGGCACAG GACGCGCCCTGAGGTGGGCTGCAGGCCTGGGAGCCGCCGTCCAGGCTTACGGAAGCCCGCGCAGCGACGTCCCGGAGGTTGCAGCCGCCGGGTCCCGGAGCCCACCGCCGGCAG gcccagaagaggaggaaggggaggcctaCGAGGAGCCAGACAGCGAGGAGGGCTCCGAGTTCTACGAGAATGACTCCAACCGCGGGCAGGATCGACTCTCCCAGG atgGCAGCGGCTATGAGAACCCTGAGGAGGGAGCCTTGGGTCCTGAGGATGCAGACTCCTTCTCCAGCG CAGCCGAGTCTTACGAGAATGAGGATGAAGAGCTGGCCCAGCCAGTCACCAGGACGGCAG ATTTCCTGAGCCCCCATGGGTCAGCCTGGGACCCCAGCAGGGAAGCAACCTCTCTTG GTTCTCTTCTTGACTGTGATCATAATCTAACCCACATCTGA
- the CD19 gene encoding B-lymphocyte antigen CD19 isoform X1 codes for MPPPLLLFFLLFLTPEGVRPQKTLLVNAKEGGKAELPCLNSPSDGPPEPQAWLHGSKSDLGHGPQDVVIQKGSLGVQLLVFNVSDQMGGFYLCQLGPPSEQAWQSGWTVSVAGSGEVFRWNASALNDSGCGLGNRSSEGPKPPSGYPTSSQLYVWAQDHPEIWETDPECALPRDRLNQSLKQALALPAPDLTVAPGSTFWLPCEVPPASVARGPISWTHVRPKKHNISLLSLNLREDAPGREMWVLGTLRGGAVLLLPQATVRDAGIYRCYHGNMTKEMQLKVIAQSAVRYWLLDTGGWKVPVVPLLYLIFCLGSLVSFLRLRRALILRRKRKRMTDPTRRFFKVTPPPGGGAHNQYGNVLSLPTPTSGTGRALRWAAGLGAAVQAYGSPRSDVPEVAAAGSRSPPPAGPEEEEGEAYEEPDSEEGSEFYENDSNRGQDRLSQDGSGYENPEEGALGPEDADSFSSAAESYENEDEELAQPVTRTADFLSPHGSAWDPSREATSLGSQSYEDMRGILYTTPQVRSVRAQPGPNHEEDADSYENMDMDNLSGPEPAWRGGGHMGAWSTR; via the exons ATGccacctcctctcctcctcttcttcctcctcttccttacCCCCGAGGGAGTCCGGCCCCAGAAGACACTGCTGGTGAATGCTAAAG aggGAGGCAAAGCTGAGCTACCATGTCTCAACAGTCCCTCAGATGGTCCCCCTGAGCCGCAGGCCTGGCTTCATGGGTCTAAGTCAGATCTGGGCCACGGGCCCCAAGACGTGGTCATCCAGAAGGGGTCCCTGGGCGTCCAGCTGCTTGTCTTCAACGTCTCCGACCAGATGGGGGGCTTCTACCTGTGCCAGCTGGGGCCCCCTTCCGAGCAGGCCTGGCAGTCTGGCTGGACAGTCAGCGTGGCGGGCAGTG GGGAGGTGTTCCGGTGGAATGCTTCGGCCTTGAATGACTCGGGCTGCGGCCTGGGGAACAGGTCCTCAGAGGGCCCCAAGCCCCCTTCTGGCTATCCCACAAGCTCCCAGCTGTACGTGTGGGCCCAAGACCACCCTGAGATCTGGGAGACCGACCCTGAATGTGCCCTGCCCAGGGACCGTCTGAATCAGAGCCTCAAGCAAG CCTTGGCTCTCCCTGCCCCAGACCTCACCGTGGCCCCTGGCTCCACATTCTGGCTGCCCTGTGAGGTGCCCCCTGCCTCCGTGGCCAGAGGCCCCATCTCCTGGACCCACGTGCGCCCCAAGAAGCATAACATCTCCTTGCTGAGCTTAAACCTGAGGGAGGACGCCCCAGGCAGAGAGATGTGGGTCCTGGGCACCCTCAGGGGAGGGGCTGTTCTGTTGCTGCCCCAGGCCACTGTTCGAGATGCTGGCATCTATCGTTGTTACCACGGCAACATGACCAAGGAGATGCAGCTGAAGGTCATTGCCCAGTCAG CAGTACGGTACTGGCTGCTGGATACGGGTGGCTGGAAGGTCCCTGTTGTGCCATTACTTTACCTGATCTTCTGCCTGGGTTCCCTGGTGAGCTTTCTTCGACTTCGAAGAG CCCTAATactcaggaggaaaagaaagcgAATGACCGATCCCACCAGAAG GTTCTTCAAAGTGACGCCTCCCCCGGGGGGCGGGGCCCACAATCAGTACGGGAACGTGCTCTCGCTTCCCACTCCCACCTCCGGCACAG GACGCGCCCTGAGGTGGGCTGCAGGCCTGGGAGCCGCCGTCCAGGCTTACGGAAGCCCGCGCAGCGACGTCCCGGAGGTTGCAGCCGCCGGGTCCCGGAGCCCACCGCCGGCAG gcccagaagaggaggaaggggaggcctaCGAGGAGCCAGACAGCGAGGAGGGCTCCGAGTTCTACGAGAATGACTCCAACCGCGGGCAGGATCGACTCTCCCAGG atgGCAGCGGCTATGAGAACCCTGAGGAGGGAGCCTTGGGTCCTGAGGATGCAGACTCCTTCTCCAGCG CAGCCGAGTCTTACGAGAATGAGGATGAAGAGCTGGCCCAGCCAGTCACCAGGACGGCAG ATTTCCTGAGCCCCCATGGGTCAGCCTGGGACCCCAGCAGGGAAGCAACCTCTCTTG gctcccagtcCTACGAGGATATGAGAGGAATCCTGTATACAACCCCCCAAGTCCGCTCCGTTCGGGCCCAGCCTGGTCCCAATCATGAGGAAG ATGCAGACTCCTATGAGAACATGGACATGGATAATCTCAGTGGGCCAGAACCagcctggagaggagggggtCATATGGGCGCCTGGAGCACTAGATGA